From a single Lolium rigidum isolate FL_2022 chromosome 7, APGP_CSIRO_Lrig_0.1, whole genome shotgun sequence genomic region:
- the LOC124674479 gene encoding amino acid permease 3-like, with the protein MLPRSRTLPTRIHDSTLDPDRDARRYLQVEAQPITSKIDEDAPAMATTGGSKCFDDDGRLKRTGTVWTASSHIITAVIGSGVLSLAWAIAQLGWLAGPSVMALFAFVIFFTSNLLADCYRTGDLATGRRNYTYMDAVKANLGGAKVKVCGAIQYLNLFGVAVGYTIAASISMMAIKRSNCFHASGGKDPCHMSSNMYMIIFGIVQVFFSQIPDFDQVWWLSIVAAIMSFTYSIIGLSLGIAQVAQNKAFQGSIMGISVGAVTKAGTVTPMQKIWRNLQALGDIAFAYSYSIILSEIQDTLRSPPPETRTMRKATLVSISITTAFYLLCGCAGYAAFGDDAPGNLLTGFGFYNPYWLLDIANLAIVVHLVGAYQVYSQPLFAFIEKWAARRWPKVEEYDLRLHGPNGHACRVNAFRLVWRTCFVVLTTIVSMLLPFFNDVVGILGAVGFWPLTVYFPVEMYIAHRKIRRWSTPWVGLQALSLACLVVSLAAAVGSIAGVVLDLKSYHPFRSTY; encoded by the exons ATGCTGCCTAGGAGCCGAACTCTTCCAACCAGGATCCATGACAGCACC CTGGACCCGGACCGCGATGCGAGGAGGTACCTCCAGGTCGAGGCCCAGCCCATCACTTCCAAGATCGACGAGGACGCACCGGCCATGGCCACCACCGGTGGCAGCAAATGCTTCGATGACGACGGCCGGCTAAAGCGTACAGGCAcagtgtggacagcgtcttcacaCATCATCACGGCGGTCATCGGCTCCGGGGTGTTGTCTCTCGCGTGGGCCATTGCGCAGCTCGGCTGGCTCGCTGGCCCCTCCGTCATGGCCCTCTTTGCCTTTGTCATCTTCTTCACCTCCAACCTCCTCGCTGACTGCTACCGCACAGGAGACCTCGCCACTGGCAGGCGGAATTACACATACATGGACGCCGTCAAGGCCAACCTGGGCGGTGCCAAGGTCAAGGTCTGTGGCGCCATCCAATACCTCAACCTCTTTGGAGTTGCCGTCGGATACACCATTGCTGCCTCCATTAGCATGAT GGCAATCAAGCGTTCGAATTGCTTCCACGCGAGCGGTGGGAAGGACCCATGCCACATGTCCAGCAACATGTACATGATCATCTTCGGCATCGTGCAGGTCTTCTTCTCGCAGATCCCGGACTTCGACCAGGTCTGGTGGCTCTCCATCGTCGCCGCCATCATGTCCTTCACCTACTCCATCATCGGCCTCAGCCTCGGCATCGCCCAGGTTGCCCAGAACAAGGCCTTCCAAGGCAGCATCATGGGCATCTCTGTCGGTGCCGTCACCAAGGCTGGCACAGTAACCCCCATGCAGAAGATCTGGCGCAACCTGCAGGCACTGGGAGACATAGCCTTCGCCTACTCCTACTCCATCATCCTCAGCGAGATCCAGGACACACTCCGAAGCCCGCCTCCAGAGACGCGCACAATGCGGAAGGCCACCCTCGTTAGCATCTCTATCACCACTGCCTTTTACCTTTTGTGTGGCTGTGCAGGCTATGCAGCATTCGGCGACGATGCCCCTGGGAACCTCCTCACTGGCTTCGGCTTCTACAACCCCTACTGGCTGCTCGACATCGCCAACCTCGCCATTGTTGTCCACCTCGTCGGGGCCTACCAGGTCTATTCCCAGCCGCTCTTCGCCTTCATCGAGAAGTGGGCGGCCCGGCGCTGGCCCAAGGTCGAAGAGTATGACCTTCGGTTACACGGCCCAAATGGGCATGCCTGCAGGGTCAACGCGTTCCGGCTGGTGTGGCGGACATGCTTCGTGGTGCTGACCACCATCGTGTCCATGCTCCTGCCCTTCTTCAACGACGTTGTTGGCATCCTAGGCGCGGTCGGCTTCTGGCCCCTCACCGTCTACTTCCCTGTGGAGATGTATATCGCGCACCGCAAGATCAGGCGCTGGAGCACGCCGTGGGTAGGGCTGCAGGCGCTCAGTCTCGCGTGCCTTGTGGTCTCCCTGGCTGCAGCAGTAGGCTCCATCGCTGGCGTGGTGCTCGATCTCAAGTCGTACCACCCATTCCGCTCAACGTATTGA
- the LOC124679394 gene encoding putative disease resistance protein At1g50180 — protein MLITSCSYIYTFPEDYLTDADRKRITDKSVKAWVGKLRDVMYEATDILELCQLEAMERPQEGASSRSSSLGGYMKKKLQGSFQPLLFCLRNPVFAHETGSRIKKLNEELDTNRKDATKLNFINLGSYQERSRLKNPRHLRNKTTSGFNKSEAVGENIEEDAEKLVQKLIALDGRDFKVVAIIGQGGIGKSLLAKKIYAGGHQGRVQNQDMAEHHSALRQSGAAKVPAITHAGWKHNEEKDESILEQILTEALSANKFLLILDDVWSDTAWKDFQVPVATASCTQPGSRVQVTSRKEDAVGGWEPPAATSSVSEN, from the exons ATGCTCATCACCTCTTGCTCCTATATATACACGTTCCCTGAG GACTACCTCACCGACGCCGACAGGAAACGCATCACGGACAAGAGCGTGAAGGCGTGGGTGGGCAAGCTCAGGGACGTCATGTATGAGGCCACTGACATCCTGGAGCTCTGCCAGCTTGAGGCCATGGAGCGACCGCAAGAGGGTGCCTCCAGCCGCTCAAGTTCTCTTGGAGGGTACATGAAGAAGAAGCTGCAGGGCAGCTTCCAGCCATTGCTGTTCTGCCTTCGGAACCCTGTGTTTGCGCACGAGACAGGCAGCCGCATCAAGAAGCTCAACGAGGAGCTGGACACGAACCGCAAGGATGCCACCAAGCTGAATTTCATCAACCTCGGCTCCTACCAGGAACGGAGCAGGCTGAAAAATCCGAGACATCTCAGGAACAAGACGACGTCGGGGTTCAATAAGTCGGAAGCTGTGGGGGAGAACATTGAGGAGGATGCAGAGAAGCTTGTGCAGAAGCTGATCGCCCTCGATGGCAGAGACTTTAAGGTGGTGGCCATCATTGGCCAGGGCGGCATCGGCAAGAGCCTCCTCGCCAAGAAGATCTACGCAGGAGGCCACCAAGGAAGAGTTCAAAACCAGGATATGGCTGAGCATCACTCCGCACTTCGACAAAGTGGAGCTGCTAAGGTCCCCGCCATCACCCACGCCGGgtggaagcacaatgaggagaaggacGAATCCATCCTCGAGCAGATCCTCACCGAGGCCCTGTCGGCGAACAAGTTCCTGCTCATCTTGGATGATGTATGGAGCGACACAGCATGGAAAGACTTTCAGGTCCCAGTTGCTACCGCCAGTTGTACACAACCGGGGAGCCGAGTCCAGGTGACCTCTAGAAAGGAAGACGCTGTCGGAGGATGGGAGCCTCCAGCAGCGACCAGCTCCGTGTCAGAAAACTAG